GGAGATGGTGACCGCCTCCGCCCGGGCCGAGGCGGTAGGAGCGACCGACCCCCTGGTCACCGAGCTGGAGCTCGTGCGGGGGGAGAAGCTCACCGTGGAGCACCTGCTGTACGGCCTGCTGCTGCCGTCCGGGAGCGACGCAGCCGTGGCGCTGGCGGAGCACGTCGGGGGCAGCGTAGAGGGATTCGCCGGAATGATGAACGAGCGGGCCCGCAAGGCGGGCGCCCTCGAATCAAACTTCACAAACCCGGACGGCCTGGACGACCCGGCTGCCTACTCCACCGCGTTCGACCTTGCCCAGATCACCCGGGCCGCCATGGGAAACACCGAGTTCCGGAAGATCGTGGCCACGCCTCGCTTTACGATCCCGCGTGCCGGGGGGCCGCCCCGAGACCTGGTGAACCGCAACGAGCTGTTGGGCCGCCTCGAAGGCGCCAGCGGAGTGAAGACCGGCAACACACGTACCGCCGGGCGATCGCTGGTCGCATCGGCCATCCGGGACAAAGAGGAGAGGATCTCGGTCATCCTCGGAAGCCCCGATCCGTTCGCCGAGTCGTCCGCAGTGCTCAACTTCGGGTTCAACGCCTTCAAAAGGTACGAGATTGTCGGAGCGGACAGGACGTGGGGACAGGTAACCTACGGGGACGGAACAACGGTGAAGTTGATGGCCGCCCAGGAGGTCAGTGTGCTGTTGGGAGACACCACGCAGGCGCCGCGGATGCGCTACCGGCCGGCGCAGTCCGACCTGATCGTCGAGGTCCCCGGGGGCCTGACCATTCCCGTGAAACAGACCTGTCCCGGATCGGACCTGCCCTGTGAGCGGCCGGAACGGCATCGCAGCCCGCTGGCGGCGTTGATATCGCTCTTCGCCCCCCTCCTGATCGCCCTCCGGTGAACCCGTGGGGGCCATGGCTCTAGCGGAGGTCCGTTACTCGGCGGAGGAGATCGCCGCCAAGGTCGCCCAGTTGGCCCGTCAGATCGACGAGGACCTCCACGGCGAGCGGCCCGTGCTGGTGGCGGTCCTGAAGGGCTCGCTGATCTTCATGGCCGACCTGTCACGCCAGTTGGGGCTGGCCGACATCGACTTCATGATCGTCTCGGAGTTCGAGGGCAGCGCCCCCCGCACCGGGGTGGTCCGGATCATCAAGGACCTGGAGACTCCGCTGCAGGAACGTCACGTGATCGTGGTGGAGACGGTCGTGGACACCGGCCTGACGCTGTCGTTCCTCCTGCGCAACCTCCAGGCCCGCGGGCCGAAGTCGGTGAAGGTCTGCGCGCTGATCAACAAGCCGGTGCGCCGGATCGCCCAGCCGCCGCTGGACTACGTCGGGTTCGAGACCCCGGAGTACCTGGTCGGTTACGGGCTGGATTTCCGCCGCCGCTACCGCAACCTGCCCTATCTGGTGGGCGTCAGGGACGTTGCGGCCCTGGCTGCAAAACCGGACGCGCTTTGGGGAATCCTCGGCAGGGGAAAAGAGCTAGATAATTGAATCTTGGCCTATGCTACGCTGACTCAAAAGTAAGGTGGGAGGCATTTTGATCGAGCTCAACCTCGTTGGTGTTCGGGTCGAACTTCCGACCAATCAGCCGATCGTGCTCCTCAAAGAGCGCGACGGCGAGCGGTACCTGCCGATCTGGATCGGCGCCGTCGAAGCCACTGCCATCGCCTTTGCCCTCCAGGGCGTCCAGACTCAACGTCCCATGACCCACGACCTGCTCAAATCCATCCTGGAGGAGGTCGGCGTCGCGGTCGACATGATCTCCATCGTCGAGCTGCGTGAGGGCACCTTCTACTCATCCATCCGCCTCAGCCGAAACGGCAGCACCTACGAGATCTCCAGCAGGCCCTCGGACGCCATAGCGCTGGCGGTCCGGACGGGAGTCCCCATTTTTGCCGCGGAGGAAGTGGTGGAGGAGGCAAGCATCACCATTCGGGATGACGAGGAGGAGAGTGAGGTCGAAAAATTCCGGGCCTTCCTTGAAGAGGTCTCGCCGGAGGATTTCGGCGCCTGAAACCTTCGATAGGGAAAACCTTCAACCTTTCGACCGTCAGTCAGGCACAACTCTAAACGTAAGCTTGAGGTGCTACGGGCGCCGATAAGCTTGACCCCCCAAATTCATCCCTATAGCGTGACGCCCAGGTAATTACATCGAAGGGAGTTGTGCAGGTGGAGCTGGATTCGGGCGAGGGCTTTCGAGGGCCCCAGGTTTGCAAGATCGTCGGCATCACCTACCGCCAGCTCGACTACTGGGCACGCACCAAGCTCGTTCCCCCCAGCCTGCGCCCCGCCGAGGGCTCCGGCTCGCAGCGGCTCTACTCCTTCGCCGACCTGGTCGACCTTAAGCTGATCAAGAACCTCCTCGACACCGGCGTCAGCCTGCAGCGGGTCCGTGAGGCGATCTCGTACCTCCACGAGCTCGGGCACGACCCCAGCGGCGTGACAATCGTCAGCGACGGCCACTCGGTTTACGCCCTCAAGTCCCCCGAGGAGGTTTACGACCTTCTCCTCGGCGGCCAGGGAGTCTTCGGCATTGCGGTCGACCCGGTGATGAAGGAGCTCGAAGGTTCGGTTTCCGCTCTTCGTGCCAGGGGCCAGGTCACAGCCCCCGCCGAGGGCGACAACGTCGAGCACCTTGACCTTCACCGGGCGGCGCAAGGGGAGGACTAGCCTCATCCCGGAGCCCGTCGACCCCCCCGAAGCCGAGCACGACACCCCTTTACCCAGCGAAACGGTCAATTTCGCTCACAACTCCGAGCGGCAGTTCGCCAAACTTCTGGACTTCTACCAGATCGAGTGGGAGTACGAACCCCGCTCATTCGACATAGGCTGGGACCGCGAGGGCGTGCCGAATCAGCGTTTCCGCCCCGACTTTTATCTGCCCCAGTACGACACATACATCGAGATCACAACTCTGAACCAGAAGCTTGTGACCAAGAAGAACCGAAAGGTGCGTCTTTTGCGAGAGCTGTACCCGGATGTGAAATGCAAGATCTTCTACCAGCGTGACTACCTGGACCTGCTGATCAAGTACGGCCTGGAGCGCCCGAGCCAGGACTCGTCCCCCCGCTCCGACCAGACCCCGCCGCCCTCCGGCCTCGGCGACCTGCTTGGCTCCGAGCCCCAGGCGCAGTCCAAGTGACGAGGGAGTCTCCGCTGAAGGCGGAGCATCTCGCTGCCGGCGCCAAGCTGGTCGACTTCGGCGGCTGGAACATGCCGCTGGTCTACCCCTCCGGGACGGTGTCCGAGCACAAGACCGTGCGGGAGTCGGTGGGCCTGTTCGACGTCACCCACCTGGGCAAGGTCACGGTCGACGGCCCCGACGCCGAGGCGGTCCTCGACCGCCTCCTGCCGGGCAAGGTCGCCAAGATGAAGCCGAACAAGGCGGGCTACAACCTGGTGCTGACCCCCGACGGGGGAGTGATCGACGACATCTTCATCTACAAGACCGACCCGACGAAGTTCATCGTCGTGCCCAACGCCGCCAACACCGATGCGTTCCTGGAGTTCCTCAACGCCGGCATCACCTCGGAGGACGACGTCACCGTTGCCGACGCACGCGGGCGCTGGGGCATTCTGGCGCTGACCGGCCCGAAGGCCCGGGAGGTGCTGTTTCCGATCCTGCCGGAGGCCGAGGGGCTGAAGATGCACGATTTCGCCACCCTGTCGCTCAAGGGGACCGAGGTGATCGTCGCCCGAACCGGCTACACCGGAGAGGTGACCTTCGAGTTCCTCCCCGCCTGGGACGACTCTGTAGCAGTGTGGAACCTGCTCCTGGAAGCCGGTGCGCCGGCCGGCATCAAGCCGTGCGGGCTCGGCGCCCGGGACACCCTCCGGCTGGAGATGGGCTACCCGCTCCACGGCCACGAGCTGTCCGTCGACATCAACCCGATCGAGGCCGGCTGCAACTGGGTGATCGACTGGGAGAAGGATTTTGTCGGCAAGCCGGCGCTGGAGAGGGTCAAGGAGGCCGGTGTAAGCCGCAAGCTGGTCGGCCTGCTGGCGGGCGAAGGACGCATTCCACGTATGGGGCATCAGGTATTCTTGGGGGACACGCCCGTCGGAGAGGTGACGAGCGGTAACTTTTCCCCAACCCTGGGCGCCGGCATCGCCCTGGCATTCGTGTCAGCAGAGCTGTCGGAGCTGGGTACCCAGCTGGAGATCGACATCCGGGGCAAACGCCTTGGTGTCCAGGTGGTGAAACCGCCCTTCAAGACCGGCTAGACCCGCTACACGACAAGCGACGAAGTGGAGTGACGTGGATTACACCCCCCATACCCAAACCGACATTGCCGAGATGCTCGGCGTCATAGGCGTCGACACCATCGAGGACCTGTTCGAGCCCATCCCGCAGAACCTCCGGCTGGGCCGCCGCCTGCAGCTGGGCGACCCGAAGAGCGAAAGTGAGGTCTACGACCAGCTTTACAGTCTGGCCGCGCTCAACACCGCCACCGACCGGCTGACCTGCTTCGCCGGCGGGGGGGCCTACGACCACTACATCCCGGCCGCCGTCAGGGCGTGCGCAGGCCGCAGCGAGTTCATGACCTCCTATACGCCCTACCAGCCGGAGCTGTCGCAGGGAGTTCTGGGAGCGGTCTTCGACTTCCAGAGCATGATCTGCGAGCTGACCGGCATGGAGATCGCCGGGTCCGGCCTCTACGACGGGGCGGCCGCAGTGAACGAGGCGGTTCACCTGGCGTCGGCCGCCACCGGGCGCCACAGGGTGGTCGTAAGCCGGGCGATCAACCCCAACTACCGCAAGGTGCTCGACTCGCTGGGCGCCAGCCTGGAGTACGAGTTCGTCACCGCCCCCTGCGAAAACGGAACGACCGAGCTCGGCGACCTGGAGGGCGCTGCTGCGGTCGTGATCAGCCAGCCGAACTTCTTCGGGTGCCTCGAGGACGTCCAGGCCGCAGCCGACAAAGCCCACGCCGCCGGCGCCCTGCTGATCGTCCACTTCGACCCGCTTTCGGTCGGGCTGTTGGAGAGCCCGGGAGCCCTCGGCGCCGACGTGGTCGTGGGGGAGGGGCAGTGCCTCGGCAACGACCTCAACTACGGCGGGCCGTACCTCGGGATATTCGCCACCCGCCTGGCCCACGCCCGCAGGATGCCCGGCCGCATCGTCGGCGCCACCGTCGACGTCCACGGCAAGCCCGGATACGTCCTCACCCTTCAGACCCGGGAGCAGCACATCCGGCGGGAGAAGGCCACCTCCAACGTCTGCACCGACCAGACCCTGATGGCGGTGACCGCCTCGGTCTACCTGTCGTGGCTGGGCCCGGAAGGGATCAAGGAGTTGGGGGAGCGGTGCGTGAGCCTGACCCACCTGGCCGCCGACCTGGCCGGTGAGCTTCCGGGATGCCGGGTGCGCTTCGAGTCGCCCTTCTTCCGGGAGTTCGTCCTCGAGGTCCCGGGCAGTGCCAGGGAGGCGCTGTCGAAGCTGGCAGCCGCCGGCTACCTGGCCGGACCGAGTCTCGAGATGTTCCCCGGCATGGAGAACTGCCTGCTGGTGGCGGCAACCGAGCGGCGGACCGTTGCCCAGGTAGAACAGATGGTCAAGTCGCTAGGGCAGGTGATCGCATGAGCCAGAACCCGAGTCCCGCAATAGAGGAAGGGTCGATCTACGACCTGTCGGTCCCCGGGCGACGGGCGTCCACGGTCCCGACCCCTGATGCCGGCGTCCCCACGGCTGCCGACGTGCTCCCGGCCGGGATGCTCCGCTCCGAGAGCCCGCACCTCCCCGAGGTCTCCGAGCTGGATTTGGTGCGCCACTACACGAACCTCTCCCGCAAGAACTGGTCGATCGAGGTCGGGGCTTACCCGCTGGGCTCGTGCACGATGAAGTACAACCCGAAGATCCACGAGCAGACCGCCGCGCTCCCCGGCTTCAGCCGCCTGCACCCGTGGCAGCCGGCCGAGCAGGCGCAGGGCGCCCTGGCGCTGATCTGGGAGATGGAGCAGCTCCTGGTCGAGATCACCGGCATGGCGCGCGCCTCGTTCCAACCGGCGGCCGGAGCGGCGGGGGAGCTGACCGGACTTCTGGTCGTTCGCGCCTACCACAAAGCCCAGGGCGGCACGCCCCGGGACACGGTCCTCATCCCGGACTCCGCCCACGGCACCAACCCGGCTACGGTTCGGCTGGCCGGCTACAAGGTCAAGCAGATCCCCACCGACAGCCGCGGCCTGGTCGACATCGAGACCGTGCGAAACGCTATGGACGACAACGTCGCCGGCCTCATGCTCACCAACCCGAACACGCTCGGCTTGTTCGAGCAGGAGATCGAGGAGATCGCTAAGGCGGTTCACTCCAAGGGGGGGCTGCTCTACTACGACGGCGCCAACTTGAACGCCATCGTCGGCATCGTCCGGCCGGGGGACATGGGCTTCGACGTCGTGCACATCAACATGCACAAGACCTTTACCACCCCGCACGGTGGCGGCGGCCCGGGTTCCGGCCCGGTGGCGGTCAGCAGCCGCCTGGCGCCGTTCCTGCCGAGCCCGACCCCGGGCTTCGATGCCGAGACCGGCAAGTACTTCTGGGAAGAACTGCCGCAGTCGATCGGGCGGGTCCACGGCTTCTACGGCAACTTCGGCATGGTGGTCCGGGCGTACACCTACCTGATCTCGCTGGGCGCCGACGGCCTGCACAACCTCTCCGAGCGGGCGGTCCTGAACGCCAACTACCTGCGGACCCGCCTGGAAGGCACCTACCAGACCGCGCACCCCGGCCTGTGCATGCACGAGTTCGTGCTGACCGCGAAGAAGTTCCGCAAGGAGTACGGCGTCCGGGCGATGGACATCGCCAAGCGGCTGATCGACAAGGGCTTCCACCCTCCCACCGTGTACTTCCCCCTGGTGGTGGAGGAGGCGATGATGATCGAGCCGACCGAAACCGAGTCCAAGCAGACCCTAGATGCGCTGGCCGAGGCGTTTCTGGAGATCGCGGCCGAGGCAGCCTCCGACCCGGACGTCCTCCACGACGCGCCGGTAAGAAGCCCCGTCGGACGCCTTGACGAGGCCCGTGCGGTGCGCCAGCTCCAGACCCGCTGGAAACCTGCCGAGTCCGGCTCGTGACAGTCTCGGGCAAGGCAGGCAGGCAGCCGGAGGTGACCAACCTGCTCTGGGTGCTCCGGCTGCTCATGGCCGTGCACGTCCTGCTTGCCCTGGCTCAGGCGGTCTTCGCCGGGACGTATCTCGATGGCGACGGTGGGGCCCTTCGCTTGCACCAGCTGACCGGCACCTCGGTCATCATCGCGATCTCCGTCCTGCAGGTGGTCGTCGCGGTGTTGTGCTGGCGGCGCCATCAGCACTCGGCCTGGCTGGCGCTTGGCAGCGCAGGACTATTTGTGGCAGAGGTGGCGCAGATCGGCCTGGGGTTCACCGACATGCTGGCACTCCACGTCCCGCTCGGCGCCTGCATCCTGGCGGCAGCCGTCACGTTGCTCTTTGCCTCTCTTAAACACTTCGGCCCTCCGTCGGGCCGCCGGGGACTG
This window of the Actinomycetota bacterium genome carries:
- a CDS encoding D-alanyl-D-alanine carboxypeptidase family protein, coding for QTSRRPPAVGAAAGILLDTSDGSILWEKNSRARRAIASTTKIMTALVVLENAEPEEMVTASARAEAVGATDPLVTELELVRGEKLTVEHLLYGLLLPSGSDAAVALAEHVGGSVEGFAGMMNERARKAGALESNFTNPDGLDDPAAYSTAFDLAQITRAAMGNTEFRKIVATPRFTIPRAGGPPRDLVNRNELLGRLEGASGVKTGNTRTAGRSLVASAIRDKEERISVILGSPDPFAESSAVLNFGFNAFKRYEIVGADRTWGQVTYGDGTTVKLMAAQEVSVLLGDTTQAPRMRYRPAQSDLIVEVPGGLTIPVKQTCPGSDLPCERPERHRSPLAALISLFAPLLIALR
- the hpt gene encoding hypoxanthine phosphoribosyltransferase, whose protein sequence is MALAEVRYSAEEIAAKVAQLARQIDEDLHGERPVLVAVLKGSLIFMADLSRQLGLADIDFMIVSEFEGSAPRTGVVRIIKDLETPLQERHVIVVETVVDTGLTLSFLLRNLQARGPKSVKVCALINKPVRRIAQPPLDYVGFETPEYLVGYGLDFRRRYRNLPYLVGVRDVAALAAKPDALWGILGRGKELDN
- a CDS encoding bifunctional nuclease family protein, producing the protein MIELNLVGVRVELPTNQPIVLLKERDGERYLPIWIGAVEATAIAFALQGVQTQRPMTHDLLKSILEEVGVAVDMISIVELREGTFYSSIRLSRNGSTYEISSRPSDAIALAVRTGVPIFAAEEVVEEASITIRDDEEESEVEKFRAFLEEVSPEDFGA
- a CDS encoding MerR family transcriptional regulator is translated as MELDSGEGFRGPQVCKIVGITYRQLDYWARTKLVPPSLRPAEGSGSQRLYSFADLVDLKLIKNLLDTGVSLQRVREAISYLHELGHDPSGVTIVSDGHSVYALKSPEEVYDLLLGGQGVFGIAVDPVMKELEGSVSALRARGQVTAPAEGDNVEHLDLHRAAQGED
- the gcvT gene encoding glycine cleavage system aminomethyltransferase GcvT — protein: MTRESPLKAEHLAAGAKLVDFGGWNMPLVYPSGTVSEHKTVRESVGLFDVTHLGKVTVDGPDAEAVLDRLLPGKVAKMKPNKAGYNLVLTPDGGVIDDIFIYKTDPTKFIVVPNAANTDAFLEFLNAGITSEDDVTVADARGRWGILALTGPKAREVLFPILPEAEGLKMHDFATLSLKGTEVIVARTGYTGEVTFEFLPAWDDSVAVWNLLLEAGAPAGIKPCGLGARDTLRLEMGYPLHGHELSVDINPIEAGCNWVIDWEKDFVGKPALERVKEAGVSRKLVGLLAGEGRIPRMGHQVFLGDTPVGEVTSGNFSPTLGAGIALAFVSAELSELGTQLEIDIRGKRLGVQVVKPPFKTG
- the gcvPA gene encoding aminomethyl-transferring glycine dehydrogenase subunit GcvPA, whose product is MDYTPHTQTDIAEMLGVIGVDTIEDLFEPIPQNLRLGRRLQLGDPKSESEVYDQLYSLAALNTATDRLTCFAGGGAYDHYIPAAVRACAGRSEFMTSYTPYQPELSQGVLGAVFDFQSMICELTGMEIAGSGLYDGAAAVNEAVHLASAATGRHRVVVSRAINPNYRKVLDSLGASLEYEFVTAPCENGTTELGDLEGAAAVVISQPNFFGCLEDVQAAADKAHAAGALLIVHFDPLSVGLLESPGALGADVVVGEGQCLGNDLNYGGPYLGIFATRLAHARRMPGRIVGATVDVHGKPGYVLTLQTREQHIRREKATSNVCTDQTLMAVTASVYLSWLGPEGIKELGERCVSLTHLAADLAGELPGCRVRFESPFFREFVLEVPGSAREALSKLAAAGYLAGPSLEMFPGMENCLLVAATERRTVAQVEQMVKSLGQVIA
- the gcvPB gene encoding aminomethyl-transferring glycine dehydrogenase subunit GcvPB translates to MSQNPSPAIEEGSIYDLSVPGRRASTVPTPDAGVPTAADVLPAGMLRSESPHLPEVSELDLVRHYTNLSRKNWSIEVGAYPLGSCTMKYNPKIHEQTAALPGFSRLHPWQPAEQAQGALALIWEMEQLLVEITGMARASFQPAAGAAGELTGLLVVRAYHKAQGGTPRDTVLIPDSAHGTNPATVRLAGYKVKQIPTDSRGLVDIETVRNAMDDNVAGLMLTNPNTLGLFEQEIEEIAKAVHSKGGLLYYDGANLNAIVGIVRPGDMGFDVVHINMHKTFTTPHGGGGPGSGPVAVSSRLAPFLPSPTPGFDAETGKYFWEELPQSIGRVHGFYGNFGMVVRAYTYLISLGADGLHNLSERAVLNANYLRTRLEGTYQTAHPGLCMHEFVLTAKKFRKEYGVRAMDIAKRLIDKGFHPPTVYFPLVVEEAMMIEPTETESKQTLDALAEAFLEIAAEAASDPDVLHDAPVRSPVGRLDEARAVRQLQTRWKPAESGS